The window ACGGGTCAGCCTCGCGGCTTCTCGCGCATCTCGTACGTCGCGATGACGTCGTCGATCTTGATGTCGTTGAAGTTTCCGAGGTTGATACCGCCCTCGTAGCCTTCGCGGATCTCAGTGACGTCGTCCTTGAAGCGGCGCAGACCGGAGATGTTGAGGTTCTCCGCGATGACCTTGCCATCGCGCAGCAGGCGCGCCTTGGTGTTGCGCTTGACCTCGCCGGAGCGGACCAGCACACCGGCGATGTTGCCCAGCTTGGACGAGCGGAAGATCTCGCGGATCTCCGCCGTACCGAGCTCGACCTCTTCGTACTCCGGCTTGAGCATGCCCTTGAGGGCCGCTTCGATCTCTTCGATCGCCTGGTAGATGACCGAGTAGTACCGGACGTCCACGCCTTCGCGCTCGGCCATCTGCGCGGCACGCCCTGCGGCGCGCACGTTGAAGCCGATCACGATGGCGTCGGAGCCGGTCGCCAGGTCGATGTCCGACTCGGTGACCGCACCCACACCGCGGTGCAGGACCCGGATGTCGACCTCTTCACCGACGTCGAGCTGGAGCAGCGAGGACTCGAGAGCCTCCACCGAACCGGACGCGTCGCCCTTGATGATGAGGTTGAGTTCCTGGACCAGACCGGCCTTGAGCGCCTCGTCCAGGTTCTCCAGGGAGAACCGGACACCCTTGCGGGCGAAGTTGGCGTTGCGCTCACGGGCGGCACGCTTCTCGGCGATCTGACGGGCCGTACGGTCCTCGTCGACCACCAGGAAGTTGTCGCCGGCGCCCGGGACGTTGGTGAGACCGAGGACGAGGACGGGGGTGGACGGACCCGCTTCCTCGACGTTCTCACCCTTGTCGTCGAGCATCGCGCGGACTCGGCCGTAGGCGTCGCCGACCACCATCGTGTCGCCGACCCGCAGGGTGCCTCGCTGGACCAGGACGGTCGCAACGGCACCGCGGCCGCGGTCGAGGTGGGACTCGATCGCAATACCCTGCGCGTCCTGCTCGGGGTTGGCCCGCAGGTCGAGCGAGGCGTCGGCGGTGAGGACGACGGCCTCCAGAAGAGCCTCGATGTTGAGGCCCTGCTTGGCGGAGATGTCGACGAACATCGTGTCGCCGCCGTACTCCTCGGCCACCAGACCGAACTCGGTGAGCTGACCGCGCACCTTGGTCGGGTCGGCACCCTCGACGTCGATCTTGTTGACCGCGACCACGATCGGCACGTCGGCCGCCTTGGCGTGGTTCAGCGCCTCGATCGTCTGGGGCATCACACCGTCGTTCGCCGCCACCACGAGGATCGCGATGTCGGTGGACTTCGCACCACGGGCACGCATGGCGGTGAACGCCTCGTGACCCGGGGTGTCGATGAAGGTGATCCTGCGGTCCTCACCGTTGACCTCGGAGGAGACCTGGTACGCACCGATGTGCTGCGTGATGCCGCCGGCCTCGCCCGCAACGACGTTCGTCTTGCGGATCGCGTCCAGCAGTCGGGTCTTACCGTGGTCGACGTGACCCATGACGGTCACGACCGGCGGACGCGAGACCAGAGCCTCTTCGCCGCCCTCGTCCTCGCCGAACTCGATGTCGAAGGACTCGAGCAGCTCGCGGTCCTCCTCCTCCGGGCTGACGATCTCGAGGACGAAGTTCATCTCATCCGCGAGCATCTTCAGCGTCTCGTCGGAGACGGACTGCGTGGCAGTGACCATCTCGCCGAGGTTCATCATCACGCCGACGAGCGACGCCGGGTTGGCGTTGATCTTCTCCGCGAAGTCGGTGAGGGAGGCACCGCGCGACAGCCGGACAGCCTGTCCGTTGCCGCGAGGCAGCATGACGCCGCCCACCGACGGGGCCTGCATGGCCTCGTACTCCTGGCGCCTCTGCCGCTTCGACTTGCGACCACGACGCGCGGGACCGCCGGGACGGCCGAACGCACCCTGTGTGCCACCACGGCCACCGGGGCCGCCGGGACGTCCACCGAAGCCGGGACGACCGCCGAAACCGCCGCCACCACCGGGACGGCCTGCGCCGCCACCGCCACCGCCACCGCCGCCACCGGGACGACCGGCGAAACCGCCGCCACCGCCACCGGGACCGGCCGGACGGCCGGCGAAGCCGCCGCCACCGGGACGACCTGCACCGCCACCGCCACCGGGACGGCCTGCGCCGCCACCGGGACCACGGCCACCACCGGGGCCACCACCGGGACGCGGGCTCGCAGCGGGACGCTGCGGCATCATGCCGGGGTTCGGACGGTTACCACCGGGCGCACCGCCCGGACGCGGAGCCTGCGGACGGGGCATGCCGCCCGGAGTCGGACGGGCACCGCCCTGACCCTGCGGACGCGGGGCGCCACCGGGGCCGCCCTGCGGACGCGAGGCGCCCGGACGCTCCTGGCCGCCACCGGGACGCGGGGCGCCACCGGGACGGGGTGTCTGCGGGCGGGCCATGCCCGTCGAGCCACCGGAGGTGAAGGGGTTGTTGCCCGGACGGGGACCCGCCGGACGGGAGCCGCCGGGGCGCGGGGCGCCCTGGCCTGCGGGACGGGCCGGACGGTCGCCGCCACGGCCACCGTCACGCTCGCCGCCACGGCCACCGTCACGCTGACCGCCGGCCGGAGCCGGACGGGCGGGGCGAGGACCGGGGGTGGCACCCGCGGGACGCGGGGCCTGCTGCGGCGCGGCCGGCTGGGCCGGGGCCGGAGCGGAGAACTCTGCTGCGGGCACCGGGGTGACCGGAGCGGGCTTCGGCGCGGGCTTGGGACCCGGACGCGGGCCCGCCGACGGCGCGGAAGGCGCGGCAGCGGTAGGGGTGCTGCTGGGGGCCTCGGCTGCGGCCGGCTTGGGGGCCGGGGCGCCGGGCTTCGGGGCAGCGGGACGTGCCGCAGCAGCCGGGGAGGGCGCTGCGGGCTTTACGGGCGCGGCCTTGCGAGGCGCGCCAGGCTTGGCAGCGGACTTGCCGGCGTTGCCGCCGGGCCCCTGCAGTGCGTCAGTCAACTTGCGTACAACCGGCGCCTCGATCGTCGAGGACGCCGAACGGACGAATTCACCGAGTTCTTGGAGCTTGGCCATGACGACCTTGCTCTCGACGCCGAACTCCTTGGCGAGTTCGTATACCCGGACCTTAGCCACTTCGCTCCTTTTAGGTCCGGGTTACCGCCGGACCGTCGCTACTTCATGGGCGTACTCATCGCGTACTCATCGAGTGCTCATCGCAATCTCGACCTACTTCCAACTCGCGAGGTACCTGACCGCACGGGGTCCCGTGCCGTTCTCGTTTCTTACGGTGTCACCCGCTCGACGTACCGCTGCACTTCCGCGGAATCGAGCGGCCCCTTGGCCTTGAAGGCCCGGGGGAATGCCCGGCGGCGAACCGCCAGGTCCAGACAGACAGTGACGGGGTGCACATATGCACCCCGGCCGGGCAGCCTACCGCGAGGATCGGGGACGCAAGCATCCTCGTCCACCGCGATGCGCAGCAGCTCGCTCTTGGCCGCTCGCTCCCGGCATCCCACACAGGTTCGCTCAGGGCAAACGCGGGCGTGCGTCCGGCCAGACACAGTTAAGTCTACCTCCCCGCACCGACCTCACCCCTTTGGGGCAAAAATCGAACGGATGTTGTCGTGTTCTCGGCGGCATGGAGCGTGGATCTATTCCTCGGGGCCCATGTCGGGCCCGTGCTCCTGACCGTTCCGGGTCCATTTCCCGGACCGGACGGGTCCGCCGTCCGGACGGGCGCCGGTCCACTCCTCGGACCGGCGCCGGCCGATTCCGTACCGGATCAGTACCGGTCGGACCGGTCGCGGGCGCGCTCGGCCCGCTCCCGGTCGGCGATGTCCCGCTCGGCGTCGGTCTCGGTGTCCGGGCGGATGTCGATGCGCCATCCGGTGAGACGGGCGGCGAGGCGGGCGTTCTGCCCCTCCTTGCCGATGGCCAGGGACAGCTGGTAGTCGGGGACGGTGACCCGGGCGGACCGCGCTCCGAGGTCCACGACCTCGACCTTGCTCACCCGGGCGGGCGACAGGGCGTTGGCGACCATCTCGGCCGGGTCGTCCGACCAGTCCACGATGTCGATCTTCTCGCCGTGCAGTTCGGCCATGACGTTGCGGACACGGCCGCCCATCGGGCCGATGCAGGCGCCCTTGGCGTTCAGGCCCGAGCGGGTCGAGCGGACCGCGATCTTGGTGCGGTGGCCGGCCTCGCGGGCGATCGCGCAGATCTCGACGGAACCGTCGGCGATCTCCGGGACCTCCAGCGCGAAGAGCTTCTTGACCAGGCTGGGGTG is drawn from Streptomyces sp. NBC_01717 and contains these coding sequences:
- the infB gene encoding translation initiation factor IF-2: MAKVRVYELAKEFGVESKVVMAKLQELGEFVRSASSTIEAPVVRKLTDALQGPGGNAGKSAAKPGAPRKAAPVKPAAPSPAAAARPAAPKPGAPAPKPAAAEAPSSTPTAAAPSAPSAGPRPGPKPAPKPAPVTPVPAAEFSAPAPAQPAAPQQAPRPAGATPGPRPARPAPAGGQRDGGRGGERDGGRGGDRPARPAGQGAPRPGGSRPAGPRPGNNPFTSGGSTGMARPQTPRPGGAPRPGGGQERPGASRPQGGPGGAPRPQGQGGARPTPGGMPRPQAPRPGGAPGGNRPNPGMMPQRPAASPRPGGGPGGGRGPGGGAGRPGGGGGAGRPGGGGFAGRPAGPGGGGGGFAGRPGGGGGGGGGGAGRPGGGGGFGGRPGFGGRPGGPGGRGGTQGAFGRPGGPARRGRKSKRQRRQEYEAMQAPSVGGVMLPRGNGQAVRLSRGASLTDFAEKINANPASLVGVMMNLGEMVTATQSVSDETLKMLADEMNFVLEIVSPEEEDRELLESFDIEFGEDEGGEEALVSRPPVVTVMGHVDHGKTRLLDAIRKTNVVAGEAGGITQHIGAYQVSSEVNGEDRRITFIDTPGHEAFTAMRARGAKSTDIAILVVAANDGVMPQTIEALNHAKAADVPIVVAVNKIDVEGADPTKVRGQLTEFGLVAEEYGGDTMFVDISAKQGLNIEALLEAVVLTADASLDLRANPEQDAQGIAIESHLDRGRGAVATVLVQRGTLRVGDTMVVGDAYGRVRAMLDDKGENVEEAGPSTPVLVLGLTNVPGAGDNFLVVDEDRTARQIAEKRAARERNANFARKGVRFSLENLDEALKAGLVQELNLIIKGDASGSVEALESSLLQLDVGEEVDIRVLHRGVGAVTESDIDLATGSDAIVIGFNVRAAGRAAQMAEREGVDVRYYSVIYQAIEEIEAALKGMLKPEYEEVELGTAEIREIFRSSKLGNIAGVLVRSGEVKRNTKARLLRDGKVIAENLNISGLRRFKDDVTEIREGYEGGINLGNFNDIKIDDVIATYEMREKPRG
- a CDS encoding YlxR family protein; protein product: MSGRTHARVCPERTCVGCRERAAKSELLRIAVDEDACVPDPRGRLPGRGAYVHPVTVCLDLAVRRRAFPRAFKAKGPLDSAEVQRYVERVTP